ATCGGGAATTCGCCGGACGCCGCCAACTTGCAAGGCTTGGAACCGGAATGCACGTACTGGCCGATGTTCTGGTGCAGGTCATCCATGTACTGCCAGCCCTGCTTTTCGCCGAAGGTCTGCAACCAGGCGCTGACGTCGAGGAAACCGGTACCGGACGACGCCGGGTTCGGCATGACGATCTTGCCTTTGTATTCCGGCTTGGTCAGGTCCTGCCAACTGATCGGCTTGCTCAGGCCCTGTTTTTCGGCTTCGACGGTGTTGAAGCAGATGGTCGCGGCCCATACGTCCATGCCGACCCAGGCCGGTGGGTTGGCGGCGTCGCGGTAGTTCTTGCCAATCTTGTCCAGATCCTTTGGCGCGTAGCTTTGCAGCATGCCTTGCTGATCGAGGATCGCCAGGCTGGAGGCCGCCAGACCCCATACCGCATCGGCTTGCGGGCGCGCTTTTTCCGCCAGCAGCTTGGCGGTGATGATGCCGGTGGAGTCCCGCACCCACTTGATCTCGACGTCCGGGTTGGCCGCTTCGAAGGCTTTTTTGTAGGTCTTCAACTGCTCGGCTTCAAGGGCCGTGTACACGGTCAACTCGGTCTTGGCAGCAAAGGCATTGAGGCTGAACGCGGTGAGCACAGCAGCGGCGAGGGCCAGGGGCTTGAACATGGTGCGTTTCCTTTTGGGGGGCAGGGTTATTGACCGGGCGCGGTTTGGCGCCAGGCCTGGGAGCGGCGCAACAAACCGCGTGAGGCCCACGCCAGCAGCAGCGAGACGCCGGCTGAAGTGAACAGAATCAGGGTCGACATGGCCGCCGCGCCGCCAACGTTGCCGGCATCGTCCATGTTCAACACGGCGACTGCGGCGAGGATGGTGTCGGGGCTGTAGAGAAAGATCGCCGCCGACACAGTGGTCATCGCCGAGACAAACAGGTAGCGCAGGATGTCCAACAGCGCCGGCAGGCAGATCGGCACGGTGACCCGCAGATAGTGGCGGTACAACGGCGCCTTGAGCGACAGCGCGGCGGCTTCGAACTCGGCGTCGAGTTGGCGCAGGGCGGTGGTGGCGGTCATCTGCGCGGTGGTCAAATAGTGCGCAATGGTGCACACCACCAGCAGCGTCATGGTCCCGTAGAGCACATGCAGCGGGTTGCCGTTGAGGTTGAAAAAGAACACATAACCCAGGCCCAGCACCAAGCCCGGCACTGCCATCGGCACAAAACTGAGCATGCGCAGCGCCAGGTTGAGGCCTTTTTGCCCTTTGGTCTTTTCCATCAGGTAGGCGCCGGTGAAGATCAGCACACTGCCGATCAATGCGGTGCAGATCGCCATGGTCAAACTGTTGCGATAGGCCAGCCAGCCGCCACCGGCGGTGTCGTTGAACTGGTAATGGTTGAGCGACAGCGACAGGTTGTACGGCCAGAATTTCACCAGCGACGAATACACCGCCATACCGAACACCAACAGCAGCACCGCGCAGATCAGCAACACAATCGCCAGGTAGCAGCCATCGCGCAGGCGCGACGGCGCCGGCTGGAACACTTGGGCGCGGCCACTCATGGAGTCGCCGTGGCGCCGGCGCAGCCAGGTATCCACCGCAAAACTGAGCAGCGCCGGCAGCAGCAACACCATGCCGATCAAGGCGCCGCGACCGAACTGCTGCTGGCCGACCACCGCCTTGTAGGCTTCCAGCGCCAGTACTTGATAGTCGCCGCCCACCACCACGGGCACGCCGAAGTCGGTGATGGTCAGGGTGAACACCAGGCAGAACGCGGCGAACACGGCCTGGCGCGTCGCCGGCCAAGTGATGCTGCGAAACGCCCGCGCCGGGCTGGCGCCCATGCTTGAGGCAGCATCGAACAGCCGCGCGTCCGCCAAAGACAGCGCCGACAGCAGGATCATCAGGGCATGGGGAAAGGTGTAGATCACTTCACCGAGGACAATCCCCCAGAAGCCGTAGATGTTGTCTGACAGCAGGCCGCGCAACATGCCCTGGTTGCCGAACAGATACACCAGGGCGATGCCCGGCAACATCGAGGGCGCCATCAGCGGCAGCAATGACAGGCCACGCCAGAGCGTCTTGCCGGGGATCAGCGTGCGTTGCAGGGCGTAGGCAAACAGGTAGGCCAGGGGTACGACAATGGCCGCAACGCTCAGGGAAACCTTCAGGCTATTGCCCAGCAGCCAGTGGAAGTTGGCGCTGGTCAGCAGCTCGCGCGCCGCCACCAGCCCGCCGCCCTGGCCGTCTTCGGCGCTGAAGCCACGCCAGAAGATCGCCAGCAACGGCAGCAGCACGGCGATGCACAACAGGCACAGCAACAGCACCTTGCCGCCCACTACAAAGATACGGTCGCCGATTTCGGCACGGGAAACCTGGCGAGCCGCGCGGTCGGGTATCGGCAGGGTCATATCAGCGGCCATCTGCGGCAAACACCTGCAGACTGCGCGGCGGCAGCGCGACCCAGATATCCTGGGCGCCCAGGCGCGGCATGGCTTCCGGCGCCAGTTCGGCGAGCAGCGGATGGCCGGGCAACTGGTCCAGTTCAAAGCTCATGCGGCAACGGTTACCAAGGAATGTGATCTCACGAACCTTGGCCGGAAACAGGTTTTCTTCGTGTACCGGCGGGTTGACGCTGATTGCTTCCGGCCGGCAGAACAGGCGGCCCGAGGCGGCCTTGCCGCTGTCTTCTGCCAGGCGCACGTTCATCCCGCCGACCTGGGCGTGGCTTGCGCTGTTGCGGCTGAACGGCAGCCAGTTGCCCTGGCCGACAAACTCGGCCACGAACGGCGTGGCCGGGCGGTCATAGATTTCTTGGGGGGTGGCGTACTGCTCGACCTTGCCGTTGTTCATCACGGCGATACGGTCGGCCATCAGCATGGCCTCGTCCTGGTTGTGGGTGACCATCAAGGTGGTGATGCCCAGGCGCCGTTGCAGTTGGCGCAGTTCGGTACACAGGTGCTCGCGCACTCGGGCGTCGAGGGCTGACATGGGTTCGTCCAGCAGCAACAGCGAGGGGGCCGGCGCCAGGGCACGGGCCAGGGCGACCCGTTGCTGCTGACCGCCAGACAATTGGCCGGGGTATTTCTTTTCGCTGCCGGTCAGGCCGACCAGTTCCAGCATCTGCGCCACGCGCTTGCGCACTTCATCGCGGCCGCTGCCGGTCAGGCCGTAGCCGATATTGGCCTCGACGCTGAGGTTGGGAAACAGCGCGTAGGACTGGAACAGAATGCCGTAGTCCCGCGCCTGGGGTGCCAGTAGGGAAACATCGCGATCACCCAGGTACAACTCGCCGCTGTCCT
The Pseudomonas hygromyciniae genome window above contains:
- a CDS encoding putative 2-aminoethylphosphonate ABC transporter permease subunit; its protein translation is MAADMTLPIPDRAARQVSRAEIGDRIFVVGGKVLLLCLLCIAVLLPLLAIFWRGFSAEDGQGGGLVAARELLTSANFHWLLGNSLKVSLSVAAIVVPLAYLFAYALQRTLIPGKTLWRGLSLLPLMAPSMLPGIALVYLFGNQGMLRGLLSDNIYGFWGIVLGEVIYTFPHALMILLSALSLADARLFDAASSMGASPARAFRSITWPATRQAVFAAFCLVFTLTITDFGVPVVVGGDYQVLALEAYKAVVGQQQFGRGALIGMVLLLPALLSFAVDTWLRRRHGDSMSGRAQVFQPAPSRLRDGCYLAIVLLICAVLLLVFGMAVYSSLVKFWPYNLSLSLNHYQFNDTAGGGWLAYRNSLTMAICTALIGSVLIFTGAYLMEKTKGQKGLNLALRMLSFVPMAVPGLVLGLGYVFFFNLNGNPLHVLYGTMTLLVVCTIAHYLTTAQMTATTALRQLDAEFEAAALSLKAPLYRHYLRVTVPICLPALLDILRYLFVSAMTTVSAAIFLYSPDTILAAVAVLNMDDAGNVGGAAAMSTLILFTSAGVSLLLAWASRGLLRRSQAWRQTAPGQ
- a CDS encoding putative 2-aminoethylphosphonate ABC transporter substrate-binding protein codes for the protein MFKPLALAAAVLTAFSLNAFAAKTELTVYTALEAEQLKTYKKAFEAANPDVEIKWVRDSTGIITAKLLAEKARPQADAVWGLAASSLAILDQQGMLQSYAPKDLDKIGKNYRDAANPPAWVGMDVWAATICFNTVEAEKQGLSKPISWQDLTKPEYKGKIVMPNPASSGTGFLDVSAWLQTFGEKQGWQYMDDLHQNIGQYVHSGSKPCKLAASGEFPIGISFEYPAVQLKRQGAPLDIVLPKEGLGWDIEATAVIKGTAHQEAAQKLADFSASPAAMELYKENFAVLAQPGIAKPQTELPADYEQRLIKNDFAWASKNRDNILAEWRKRYDGKSEKQ
- a CDS encoding putative 2-aminoethylphosphonate ABC transporter ATP-binding protein, which encodes MNTAQLNPGAPMKVRGIQKRFGAFTALDHVSLDVAAGELVCLLGPSGCGKTTLLRCIAGLERQDSGELYLGDRDVSLLAPQARDYGILFQSYALFPNLSVEANIGYGLTGSGRDEVRKRVAQMLELVGLTGSEKKYPGQLSGGQQQRVALARALAPAPSLLLLDEPMSALDARVREHLCTELRQLQRRLGITTLMVTHNQDEAMLMADRIAVMNNGKVEQYATPQEIYDRPATPFVAEFVGQGNWLPFSRNSASHAQVGGMNVRLAEDSGKAASGRLFCRPEAISVNPPVHEENLFPAKVREITFLGNRCRMSFELDQLPGHPLLAELAPEAMPRLGAQDIWVALPPRSLQVFAADGR